A stretch of Endozoicomonas sp. SCSIO W0465 DNA encodes these proteins:
- a CDS encoding IS630 family transposase produces MGLELKRPQPMKYVNITDEAVVLTLKYAKHYGPLRCIRERAHGLLLSNRGFTLEQIAEILEIKYQTVSQWIDDWEDYGIRALYKKHGGGRSCIYDESEVQRIKELVAEEPRRLSYVKSKIEDETGKSSSKLTLANIVKKLGLVYKRLRKSCKHKRDEEHFQRCKTALKDAQEAERKGLINLFYFDESGFTQEPCVPYGWQEKGKQLRIPSVKSKRINVLAL; encoded by the coding sequence GTGGGTCTTGAACTAAAACGTCCCCAACCTATGAAGTATGTCAATATCACTGATGAAGCTGTTGTATTAACTTTGAAATACGCCAAGCACTACGGCCCTCTGAGGTGTATCAGGGAAAGAGCTCATGGTCTTCTATTGAGTAATCGAGGCTTTACCCTTGAGCAAATTGCAGAAATCCTTGAGATTAAATATCAGACCGTTTCCCAATGGATTGATGATTGGGAGGACTATGGTATTCGTGCATTGTATAAGAAACATGGTGGTGGAAGATCTTGCATATATGATGAATCTGAAGTGCAACGCATAAAAGAGTTAGTAGCAGAAGAGCCTCGTCGTTTATCGTATGTAAAATCCAAAATTGAGGATGAGACCGGTAAATCCTCATCAAAACTTACTCTGGCCAACATCGTAAAAAAGTTAGGACTGGTTTACAAAAGACTCCGTAAATCGTGCAAACATAAACGGGACGAAGAGCATTTCCAGCGTTGTAAAACTGCACTGAAAGACGCCCAGGAAGCTGAGCGCAAAGGGTTAATAAACTTGTTTTATTTTGATGAGTCCGGATTTACTCAAGAACCTTGTGTGCCATATGGCTGGCAGGAAAAAGGAAAGCAGCTCAGAATTCCATCAGTCAAAAGTAAGCGCATCAACGTGCTGGCTTTATGA
- a CDS encoding isochorismate synthase MenF, whose amino-acid sequence MISVIQAQFVFMVEQLEKLLSQPVPEKLMVRIECPLPAIHLQGFLAAQDCSEKAFWRDREGDYAIAAIGYSWSEKLFSRQDLTSAFTSARKLLSHLPEHASNHCLCYLSFADDESSIWPAFGYGMVILPLLELSQTRRGVVLGVNLRSDNILEYQSSIRKALAFITALNYSPQLFQTSFTFQLESYQPDANVWYQLLGKARHAFVSGALDKVVLSRETCLKLEGQLSPLSLLYTWQQENPHSYQFLFQGQGQTFFGCSPERLVKRLENIISTEALAGTIVRGQNLLEDSRLESLLLSDRKNIHENRLVLDDICHQLQPLCQSLEADRSHSVVKLRHIQHLRYQVRGVLNHDVCDEQLLDVLHPTPAVGGTPREEALSFIETNEPYARGLYAGVCGIVGVRKSDFCVAIRSARLADNSLMLYSGAGIVKDSVADEEWFELDNKIATVLDVLDRQQSKDCNSSLMAACPGR is encoded by the coding sequence TTGATCAGTGTAATTCAGGCTCAGTTTGTGTTTATGGTGGAGCAGTTGGAAAAGCTGTTATCTCAGCCTGTGCCTGAAAAGCTCATGGTCAGAATTGAATGCCCTTTGCCTGCCATTCACCTGCAGGGGTTTCTGGCTGCACAGGACTGCTCTGAAAAAGCCTTCTGGAGAGACCGGGAAGGTGATTATGCTATAGCGGCTATTGGTTATAGCTGGTCAGAAAAACTATTCAGTCGCCAGGATCTGACTTCTGCTTTTACCAGTGCCCGCAAACTCCTGAGTCATTTGCCAGAGCATGCCAGTAATCACTGCCTTTGCTACCTCTCGTTTGCGGACGATGAATCTTCAATATGGCCTGCTTTTGGTTATGGAATGGTCATCTTGCCACTGCTGGAATTGTCACAGACTCGCAGGGGCGTGGTTTTGGGGGTGAACCTTAGATCTGACAATATCCTGGAGTACCAGAGCAGTATTCGTAAGGCTTTGGCGTTTATCACGGCACTGAACTACAGCCCGCAGTTGTTTCAGACCAGCTTTACTTTTCAGCTTGAAAGTTATCAGCCAGATGCAAACGTCTGGTATCAACTTCTTGGCAAGGCCAGGCATGCCTTTGTTTCAGGAGCGCTGGATAAGGTGGTGTTGTCGCGGGAAACCTGTCTGAAACTTGAGGGACAGCTTTCCCCATTATCATTGCTTTACACCTGGCAGCAGGAAAACCCGCATTCATATCAGTTCTTATTTCAGGGACAGGGACAAACTTTCTTTGGCTGTTCTCCTGAGCGACTGGTCAAACGACTGGAAAATATTATTTCTACCGAGGCCCTGGCAGGCACCATTGTTCGTGGTCAGAACTTGCTTGAAGATTCCCGGTTGGAAAGCCTGCTGTTGAGCGATCGTAAAAATATCCATGAAAATCGTCTGGTTCTGGATGATATCTGTCATCAGCTGCAACCTCTCTGTCAGTCGCTGGAAGCGGATCGCAGCCACTCTGTTGTGAAACTTCGTCATATTCAGCATTTGCGTTATCAGGTTCGTGGAGTACTGAACCATGATGTGTGTGATGAGCAGTTACTGGATGTCCTGCATCCTACCCCTGCAGTGGGGGGAACACCAAGAGAGGAAGCATTGTCGTTTATTGAAACAAACGAACCCTACGCCCGCGGGTTGTACGCCGGTGTGTGTGGAATTGTTGGTGTTCGAAAGAGCGATTTTTGTGTGGCTATTCGCAGTGCCCGTTTGGCTGATAACTCCCTGATGTTGTACTCCGGAGCAGGCATTGTGAAAGACTCGGTGGCCGACGAGGAGTGGTTCGAACTGGATAATAAAATTGCGACGGTATTGGATGTTCTTGATCGTCAACAGAGCAAAGACTGTAATTCTTCATTGATGGCCGCCTGCCCGGGCCGGTGA
- the menE gene encoding o-succinylbenzoate--CoA ligase has product MMKTIFPELQYCPLRHRAIHQGSCTAIQLEEGCVTFRLLDERVDECCRVYRGQGMRVGSRLLFVTSKPLDTVVVALACLRSQWIFCPVNPAFPEEQRSGYRDRIGATLVADSSGIGFHGCRTAKRPRSESALRPIEVLPDAVYDLIATSGTTGVPKAVAHSYKNHYFSALGSMHTLPLTYGDTWLLSLPLFHVGGLAIVFRCLLAGVTMVLFERKLPLEEILARKRLTHLSLVNTQLYRLVQSGLSLYDAGVRYILLGGGVASPKLVEEAKAQGVTVLTTYGMTEMASQICGEPLFTGSGVTSGAVLPWRKVRLTEEGEIQVCGETLAMGYFQNGVITPLSDNHGWFYTGDKGRWVGEQLQVCGRMDNMLISGGENIHPEEIEQALLAIPEIVQAVVVSMTDPEYGQRPVAYVQTVDGTLNESFTKERLAGKIASSRPKTHQAIIIRLYVRFDIS; this is encoded by the coding sequence ATGATGAAGACCATTTTCCCTGAATTGCAATACTGCCCATTACGTCATCGAGCCATTCATCAAGGCAGTTGTACCGCGATTCAGCTGGAGGAGGGCTGTGTCACTTTTCGGTTGCTTGATGAACGGGTGGATGAGTGTTGTCGTGTATACCGGGGTCAGGGGATGAGGGTCGGCAGCCGTCTTCTGTTTGTCACCAGTAAACCACTGGATACTGTGGTTGTTGCATTGGCCTGCCTTCGTTCCCAATGGATTTTCTGCCCGGTAAACCCAGCCTTTCCAGAAGAGCAAAGATCAGGGTATCGTGATCGGATTGGCGCTACGCTGGTAGCAGACAGCTCCGGTATCGGTTTTCATGGTTGCCGGACGGCAAAACGACCACGTTCAGAGAGCGCTCTTCGGCCCATTGAGGTCCTTCCTGACGCAGTTTACGATTTGATCGCAACATCTGGAACGACAGGCGTTCCAAAGGCAGTAGCGCACAGTTATAAAAATCATTATTTCAGTGCCCTGGGCTCGATGCATACGTTGCCATTAACCTATGGCGATACCTGGCTATTATCCTTGCCACTGTTTCATGTAGGTGGACTGGCTATTGTTTTTCGTTGCCTGCTTGCGGGTGTCACAATGGTGCTGTTTGAACGCAAACTGCCTCTGGAAGAAATTCTGGCCAGGAAACGATTGACTCATCTTTCTCTGGTGAATACCCAACTGTACAGGCTGGTTCAGTCCGGGTTGTCACTCTATGATGCGGGAGTACGTTATATTTTGCTGGGAGGAGGTGTTGCTTCCCCCAAGCTGGTGGAGGAGGCAAAAGCACAGGGAGTAACGGTTCTGACCACTTATGGCATGACTGAGATGGCTTCCCAGATCTGTGGAGAACCATTGTTTACCGGTAGTGGTGTTACCTCCGGCGCTGTATTGCCATGGCGAAAGGTTCGACTGACAGAGGAAGGTGAGATTCAGGTGTGTGGCGAAACGCTGGCAATGGGGTATTTTCAAAATGGCGTTATTACTCCATTGTCGGATAATCATGGCTGGTTCTACACCGGTGACAAAGGACGCTGGGTCGGTGAGCAGTTACAGGTATGTGGTCGTATGGATAATATGTTGATTTCAGGAGGTGAAAACATTCATCCGGAAGAGATTGAACAGGCTTTGCTGGCTATTCCGGAAATTGTCCAGGCCGTGGTGGTATCCATGACTGATCCTGAGTATGGGCAGCGCCCTGTTGCTTATGTTCAGACTGTGGACGGCACTCTGAATGAATCATTTACAAAAGAGAGGCTGGCAGGCAAGATAGCTAGTTCTCGTCCAAAAACGCATCAGGCAATCATAATTAGATTGTACGTGCGTTTTGATATTTCCTGA
- a CDS encoding type I-F CRISPR-associated protein Cas7f/Csy3 has product MPALDEIESDDPEALTRCINFIESRLHQKDVPRWFKVNVEMLVGRGLNIFPAQEVNVEEKSEADNKSKKNRQGRAFKKGTDENTGRKDIPLIEKRHILYALFTSDASYVDKEVSAPINTNPSGFVYDEGKHYRDYTEGNSLYNYQEQLDELIKELEKVDSAQKIPEHIHYLVTNYIKGGFFGD; this is encoded by the coding sequence TTGCCGGCACTGGATGAGATCGAATCTGATGATCCTGAAGCATTGACTCGTTGTATTAACTTTATTGAAAGTCGATTACACCAAAAGGATGTTCCCCGGTGGTTCAAGGTTAACGTAGAAATGCTGGTTGGCAGAGGGCTGAATATTTTTCCCGCTCAGGAGGTGAATGTTGAGGAAAAAAGTGAAGCTGATAATAAAAGCAAAAAGAACCGGCAAGGGAGAGCCTTTAAAAAAGGTACTGATGAAAATACAGGGCGTAAAGACATTCCCCTCATTGAAAAACGACATATTCTGTATGCCTTGTTTACCTCTGATGCCTCTTATGTCGACAAGGAGGTATCCGCCCCCATCAACACCAACCCATCTGGCTTTGTTTACGATGAAGGGAAGCATTACCGTGACTACACAGAAGGCAATAGCCTGTATAACTATCAGGAGCAGCTTGATGAGCTAATCAAAGAGCTGGAGAAGGTGGATTCAGCACAAAAGATACCAGAGCATATTCATTATCTGGTGACCAACTATATTAAAGGCGGTTTTTTTGGCGATTAA
- a CDS encoding IS630 family transposase — MKYVNITDEAVVLTLKYAKHYGPLRCVRERAHGLLLSHRGFSLEQIAEILEIKYQTASQWIDDWEDYGIRALYKKHGGGRSCIYNESEVQRIKELVAEEPRRLSYVKSKIEDETGKSSSKLTLANIVKKLGLVYKRLRKSCKHKRDEEHFQCCKAALEDAQEAERKGLINLFYFDESGFTQEPCVPYGWQEKGKQLRIPAVKSKRINVLGFMNRSCELFHYPIVGSVNSDTVIAAFDNFAEHMADEKYSSNDRYTVVMVDNASIHTCKKFRARIADWILEKKLLVCFLPTYSPELNLIEILWRKIKYEWLNLLSIKSFAEFEKEVERVLSSFGEGYLISFADID, encoded by the coding sequence ATGAAGTATGTCAATATCACTGATGAAGCTGTTGTATTAACTTTGAAATACGCCAAGCATTATGGCCCTCTGAGGTGTGTCAGAGAAAGGGCGCATGGTCTTCTATTAAGTCATCGTGGCTTTAGCCTTGAGCAAATTGCCGAAATCCTTGAGATCAAATATCAGACTGCTTCCCAATGGATTGATGATTGGGAAGACTATGGTATTCGTGCATTGTATAAGAAACATGGCGGAGGAAGATCCTGCATATACAATGAATCCGAAGTACAACGCATTAAAGAGCTGGTAGCTGAAGAACCTCGTCGTTTATCTTATGTTAAATCCAAAATTGAGGACGAGACAGGTAAATCCTCATCGAAGCTCACTCTGGCAAACATCGTAAAAAAATTAGGGCTGGTTTACAAAAGACTCCGTAAATCTTGCAAGCATAAACGGGATGAGGAGCATTTTCAGTGCTGTAAAGCAGCACTGGAAGACGCTCAGGAAGCAGAGCGCAAAGGATTAATCAATTTGTTTTATTTTGATGAGTCGGGATTTACTCAAGAACCTTGTGTGCCGTACGGCTGGCAGGAAAAAGGAAAGCAACTCCGAATCCCAGCAGTCAAAAGTAAGCGCATCAACGTATTGGGCTTTATGAATCGTTCCTGTGAGTTGTTTCATTATCCGATTGTGGGCTCTGTGAATAGCGATACGGTGATTGCGGCCTTTGACAATTTTGCAGAGCACATGGCGGATGAAAAATACAGCTCAAATGACCGCTACACCGTTGTGATGGTGGATAATGCCAGTATTCATACCTGCAAAAAGTTTCGTGCGAGGATTGCTGACTGGATTCTTGAGAAGAAGTTACTGGTCTGCTTTCTGCCAACCTATTCACCTGAACTTAATCTGATTGAAATTCTGTGGAGAAAAATAAAGTATGAATGGCTCAATCTGTTGTCAATCAAGAGCTTTGCGGAATTTGAAAAAGAAGTTGAACGGGTCCTTTCCTCATTTGGGGAGGGATATTTGATCTCTTTTGCAGATATTGACTGA
- the menB gene encoding 1,4-dihydroxy-2-naphthoyl-CoA synthase, whose product MSKQLDSGVIWENLSGDYEDVLYHRAEGMAKITINRPEKRNAFRPQTIVEIQKALESARFDESVGVVILTGAGDLAFCSGGDQGVRGDSGYKDDKGTHHLNVLDLQRQIRTCPKPVIAMVAGYAIGGGHVLHLVCDLTIAADNARFGQTGPKVGSFDGGYGASYLARVVGQKKAREIWFLCRQYDAKQAEEMGLVNTVVPLEALERTTVEWCRDILRHSPLALRCLKSAMNADCDGQTGLQELAGNATLLFYMSAEAQEGRDAFLEKRQPDFSRFGRNP is encoded by the coding sequence ATGAGCAAACAGCTGGATTCCGGCGTGATCTGGGAAAACCTCAGCGGTGATTACGAGGATGTTCTGTATCATCGGGCAGAAGGTATGGCCAAGATTACCATTAACCGCCCGGAAAAGCGTAATGCGTTTCGACCACAGACCATAGTAGAAATCCAGAAGGCTCTGGAGTCAGCACGTTTTGATGAGTCGGTGGGGGTGGTGATTCTGACCGGTGCTGGCGATCTGGCATTCTGCTCTGGTGGTGACCAGGGTGTTCGCGGTGATTCTGGCTACAAGGATGATAAGGGGACTCATCATCTCAATGTTCTCGATCTTCAACGCCAGATCAGGACCTGTCCAAAGCCAGTGATTGCCATGGTTGCCGGTTATGCTATTGGTGGTGGTCATGTCCTGCATCTGGTCTGTGATCTGACTATTGCTGCAGATAATGCCCGTTTTGGTCAGACAGGCCCTAAAGTGGGCTCATTCGATGGTGGTTATGGCGCCAGCTATCTGGCACGTGTCGTTGGACAGAAGAAAGCCCGGGAAATCTGGTTCCTCTGTCGTCAGTATGATGCTAAACAGGCGGAAGAAATGGGACTGGTCAATACCGTTGTGCCTTTGGAAGCGCTGGAGCGTACAACCGTAGAATGGTGTCGTGATATTCTGCGGCATTCTCCATTGGCGCTTCGCTGTCTGAAATCAGCCATGAATGCCGACTGTGATGGTCAAACCGGTCTTCAGGAATTGGCTGGTAACGCGACCCTGCTGTTCTACATGAGTGCAGAGGCACAGGAAGGACGTGATGCGTTTCTGGAAAAACGTCAGCCAGATTTCAGCCGCTTTGGTCGTAATCCCTGA
- the menH gene encoding 2-succinyl-6-hydroxy-2,4-cyclohexadiene-1-carboxylate synthase, whose protein sequence is MSLSYYCSGNVNAPVLVLLHGFLGSASDWCSLLALLKEDYYLITVDLPGHGLSHWVEDDVQGADYFCHRLEQTVQTIEQMEGGSLIRFNLLGYSLGGRLAMAYTIAFPERVEKLLLEGAHPGLISEQERSERYQSDLHWAGRFRNEPVADVLWDWYKQPVFSDLDDSQIRSLIHERSKGSGLLLADALMSFSLSKQPNYCRALSRLKAECQQRTGSPLFPSVHYFYGEHDRKFGQIGQHLLTEQVIHSIHPVVGCGHNVHREQPDVMARLLRELF, encoded by the coding sequence GTGAGCCTGTCCTACTATTGCTCCGGTAATGTCAACGCACCCGTGCTGGTGTTACTGCATGGATTTCTGGGCAGTGCAAGTGACTGGTGCTCCCTGCTGGCATTGCTGAAAGAAGACTATTATCTGATTACTGTTGACCTGCCGGGACATGGCTTAAGTCATTGGGTAGAAGATGATGTGCAGGGAGCTGACTATTTCTGCCATCGTCTGGAACAGACGGTCCAAACTATTGAACAGATGGAAGGCGGTAGCCTGATACGGTTCAACCTGCTGGGCTATTCACTGGGCGGGCGTCTGGCTATGGCCTATACCATTGCTTTCCCGGAGCGAGTTGAGAAGCTGTTACTGGAAGGTGCCCATCCGGGGTTGATCAGTGAGCAGGAAAGAAGCGAGCGATACCAGTCAGACCTTCATTGGGCCGGGCGTTTTCGGAACGAGCCAGTGGCTGATGTTCTTTGGGACTGGTATAAACAGCCGGTTTTTTCAGACCTGGATGATAGCCAGATTCGATCTTTGATTCATGAACGTTCAAAAGGCAGTGGTTTGTTATTAGCCGATGCCTTGATGTCATTCAGTTTATCGAAACAGCCAAACTATTGCCGGGCACTTTCCCGGCTCAAGGCTGAATGTCAACAAAGGACTGGCTCACCACTTTTCCCATCTGTCCACTATTTTTATGGTGAACATGACCGCAAGTTTGGGCAGATTGGACAGCATTTACTGACAGAGCAGGTAATACACAGTATCCATCCAGTGGTTGGGTGTGGACACAATGTTCATCGAGAGCAACCAGACGTTATGGCCCGGTTGCTCAGAGAGCTTTTCTAA
- the menC gene encoding o-succinylbenzoate synthase, with the protein MKECKADILRYRLPLKQPLLLKHSLLNEREGLVLRLRSGDRYGYGEVAPLPGFSRESLSEAEEQLQVFCRAFNDRSVKPLSFNDLENCAFLSDGLPLLSMPSVIFGIESALWWLEQNHWFAPPEIGPLLQGTTEQILHRLEQWQGHWPKEFKLKIGRDSIEDDCVRISNVLQTLPKSVNIKLDANQQWTLDQAIRVAASIDVERITFVEEPTAHVAEFSELYEQTGLRFALDETVQNPEYLLRPMQGLAAVVIKLTLVGGLARCRHLLTTAKSLGVRTVFSSSYESAIGLHILGQLSAQWTPEEPPGLDTSAVFIDSLTSDMIISGQPVSINHAFVRSGEAELERSMEESR; encoded by the coding sequence ATGAAAGAGTGTAAAGCCGATATCCTGAGGTATCGGCTCCCTTTAAAACAGCCGTTATTACTAAAGCATTCCCTGTTGAATGAGCGGGAAGGGCTGGTTTTGCGTTTGCGTAGTGGTGATCGCTATGGTTATGGCGAAGTAGCCCCGCTGCCCGGGTTTAGCCGTGAGAGCCTTTCAGAAGCTGAAGAACAACTTCAGGTATTCTGCCGGGCATTTAATGATCGCAGTGTTAAGCCTTTATCTTTCAATGATTTGGAGAATTGTGCTTTTCTCTCAGATGGACTGCCGTTATTGTCAATGCCGTCGGTGATATTTGGTATTGAATCCGCACTGTGGTGGTTGGAGCAGAATCATTGGTTTGCCCCTCCGGAAATCGGACCACTTTTGCAGGGTACCACCGAACAGATTCTCCACCGGCTGGAACAATGGCAAGGACACTGGCCGAAAGAGTTCAAGTTGAAGATAGGACGCGACTCAATTGAAGACGACTGTGTCAGAATTAGCAACGTTCTGCAGACTTTGCCGAAGTCCGTCAATATCAAGTTGGATGCCAATCAGCAATGGACATTGGATCAAGCCATCCGGGTTGCTGCTTCTATTGATGTAGAGCGAATTACTTTTGTTGAAGAGCCGACTGCTCATGTGGCCGAATTTTCAGAACTCTACGAGCAGACTGGCCTTCGCTTTGCCCTGGATGAAACTGTGCAGAACCCGGAATATCTTCTACGACCCATGCAGGGGCTGGCTGCTGTTGTTATAAAGCTGACACTGGTGGGTGGTTTGGCGCGTTGTCGGCACCTGTTGACAACGGCTAAAAGTCTTGGTGTCAGGACGGTTTTCAGTTCTTCTTACGAGTCAGCCATTGGCTTACATATACTGGGGCAGCTCAGCGCTCAATGGACACCAGAGGAGCCGCCGGGGCTGGACACCTCAGCTGTTTTTATCGATAGCCTGACCTCTGACATGATTATTTCCGGGCAGCCGGTTTCCATTAACCACGCTTTTGTCCGTTCGGGAGAGGCAGAGCTGGAAAGAAGCATGGAAGAAAGCCGATGA
- a CDS encoding IS1595 family transposase: MDRPPRKRRLKGAPGRGTLEKDKPPVLGMIQRGGQVIINMLSNVKKATIEPFIKKHVAPQSQIYTDEYNIYDDLESWGFRHKTVCHGKGEYARDDDKDGIYEVHVNTMEGFWSLLRSWLRPHRGISQEALPLYLGFFEFLHNIGRRGKSLLQPLVNLLVT; encoded by the coding sequence CTGGATCGTCCACCGAGAAAAAGAAGGCTTAAAGGCGCTCCGGGCCGTGGGACTCTTGAAAAAGACAAACCGCCGGTATTGGGAATGATTCAAAGGGGAGGTCAGGTCATTATCAACATGCTGTCGAACGTTAAGAAGGCGACAATCGAACCATTTATCAAGAAACACGTAGCCCCACAGAGCCAGATTTATACCGATGAATACAACATCTATGATGACCTTGAAAGCTGGGGCTTCAGACATAAAACGGTCTGTCACGGCAAAGGTGAGTATGCTCGTGATGATGACAAAGACGGTATTTACGAGGTGCATGTTAATACTATGGAGGGGTTTTGGTCACTTCTACGCTCGTGGCTAAGGCCTCACAGGGGAATATCCCAAGAGGCTTTACCCCTTTACCTTGGCTTTTTTGAGTTTTTGCATAATATTGGCCGAAGAGGCAAAAGTCTTCTTCAGCCCTTAGTCAACTTGCTGGTTACATAG
- a CDS encoding transposase yields MNIGRISDLISNDTCFEMIRENRWPDGTVLCPHCDSENVKKNGHDNVQVECQHYYCKSCKRYFDDLTNTVFAGHHRPLKVWIACLYLMGLNVSNSQIAQELDLCVSDAHHMTTVLRNGVVDRKPEVILDGEVEFDEVYIVAGHKGTLKH; encoded by the coding sequence ATGAATATAGGCCGAATCTCAGATCTCATCAGTAATGACACCTGCTTTGAGATGATCCGTGAGAACCGCTGGCCAGATGGCACTGTTCTCTGTCCGCACTGTGATTCTGAGAATGTCAAAAAGAATGGACACGACAATGTGCAGGTAGAGTGTCAGCACTATTACTGTAAGTCCTGTAAGCGCTACTTCGATGACCTGACAAATACGGTTTTCGCAGGACACCACCGACCACTCAAAGTCTGGATTGCCTGTCTCTATTTAATGGGGCTGAACGTCTCCAACAGCCAGATAGCTCAGGAACTTGATCTGTGTGTCAGTGATGCACACCATATGACCACAGTCTTACGAAATGGTGTTGTTGACCGAAAGCCTGAAGTGATTCTTGATGGCGAAGTTGAATTCGACGAGGTCTACATTGTAGCTGGTCACAAGGGAACCCTGAAGCATTAA
- the menD gene encoding 2-succinyl-5-enolpyruvyl-6-hydroxy-3-cyclohexene-1-carboxylic-acid synthase, translated as MTFKSNYGNINGIWSAVLIEELWRLGVRHCCIAPGSRSAPLTFAVANHEGMTRHVHFDERGLGFFALGLAKATGEPVALITTSGTAVANLYPAIIEAHQSGIPLVVLTADRPPELIDCGANQAIDQLNIFGNYTGARLDLPTPDRSISLRWLLGSIDQAYARSSAQGLPLHINCRFREPLYPHQVEENVPTENDVYLASIQQWVASLTPYTEYFVSALPRLPDIGRWQHFIDGKGLIVAGRVMPGTDVNVIVQLSERLGWPLIADVQSQLHGHPKAIRHADLLLASSAGAGIFNEVDRVLQIGGYLTSKRLDQFIGRHHWAEYWMLDPAPRRVDTGQRQSVRLVGDIDSICHLLLLRCGEVRVNRANIGWSLALTTQAEKLGEVLKSQPTDRLNEQWLGASLGGLLPPGSSLFLGNSLPIRMVDIFSIHHLPRVYASRGVSGIDGLIATAAGCAAGNQEPLVLLIGDIAFLHDLNSLQLAAQCKTTLVIVLVNNDGGGIFYVTTRGCSHDAAQVANDYFVTPHGLSAQHAAELFNIDYSAPPSIDDFIAQFNEACSKTGCTIIEVFTESGLGAKSIEQAISMAKTL; from the coding sequence ATGACATTTAAAAGCAACTATGGAAATATCAACGGCATTTGGTCTGCAGTACTGATTGAAGAGCTATGGCGATTGGGTGTCCGGCACTGTTGCATTGCCCCGGGGTCTCGCTCGGCACCATTGACATTTGCCGTTGCAAACCATGAAGGTATGACCCGTCATGTTCATTTTGATGAGCGGGGGCTCGGTTTTTTTGCCCTGGGTCTGGCTAAAGCCACTGGCGAACCGGTGGCTTTGATCACGACTTCAGGCACCGCTGTTGCTAATCTATATCCGGCTATCATAGAGGCTCACCAATCAGGTATACCCCTGGTCGTTCTGACGGCTGATCGCCCTCCCGAATTGATTGATTGCGGTGCCAATCAGGCGATCGATCAGCTGAATATCTTTGGTAACTACACCGGAGCGAGGTTGGATTTGCCAACGCCGGACAGATCCATTTCTCTTCGTTGGTTGCTGGGCAGTATTGATCAGGCCTATGCCCGCTCATCGGCACAGGGGCTGCCATTGCATATCAACTGCAGGTTTCGGGAACCGCTTTACCCCCATCAGGTGGAAGAAAACGTTCCTACAGAAAATGATGTTTATCTTGCCAGTATTCAACAATGGGTTGCATCTCTAACGCCTTATACTGAGTACTTTGTGTCGGCTTTACCCCGGCTTCCTGATATTGGTCGATGGCAGCATTTTATCGATGGCAAAGGTTTGATTGTTGCTGGGCGGGTGATGCCGGGGACTGATGTTAATGTAATTGTGCAGTTATCAGAGCGCTTGGGCTGGCCGTTGATTGCGGATGTTCAATCGCAGCTGCACGGTCACCCAAAAGCTATCAGGCATGCTGACCTTTTATTGGCCAGTTCTGCCGGTGCAGGCATATTCAATGAAGTGGATCGTGTGCTGCAGATTGGCGGTTACCTGACGTCCAAACGGCTGGATCAGTTTATTGGTCGGCACCATTGGGCGGAGTATTGGATGCTCGATCCTGCTCCCAGGCGAGTCGATACGGGGCAACGGCAGAGTGTACGTCTGGTGGGAGATATTGATTCCATTTGTCATCTGCTGTTGCTCCGCTGTGGAGAGGTACGGGTTAATAGAGCTAATATCGGATGGAGCCTGGCATTGACGACGCAGGCAGAGAAGCTTGGTGAGGTGTTGAAAAGTCAACCGACAGACCGGCTTAATGAGCAATGGCTCGGTGCTTCGCTGGGGGGGCTGTTACCTCCCGGAAGCAGTTTGTTTCTTGGCAACAGTCTGCCCATTCGCATGGTGGATATTTTCTCGATACACCATTTGCCACGGGTTTATGCCAGTCGTGGCGTCAGTGGTATTGATGGACTCATTGCCACCGCAGCAGGGTGTGCCGCAGGAAATCAGGAACCATTGGTTTTACTGATTGGGGACATCGCTTTCCTCCATGATCTCAATTCCTTGCAACTGGCTGCTCAGTGTAAAACGACACTGGTGATTGTGCTGGTCAATAACGACGGTGGTGGTATTTTCTATGTAACCACCAGAGGGTGTAGCCATGATGCTGCTCAGGTAGCTAATGATTATTTTGTCACCCCCCATGGCCTTTCAGCACAGCATGCCGCAGAGCTATTCAATATTGACTACTCGGCGCCACCATCAATTGATGACTTTATAGCGCAGTTTAATGAAGCATGTTCTAAAACCGGATGTACCATTATTGAAGTCTTTACTGAGTCAGGTTTGGGGGCAAAAAGTATTGAGCAGGCCATCAGTATGGCTAAAACACTGTGA